A genome region from Macaca nemestrina isolate mMacNem1 chromosome 15, mMacNem.hap1, whole genome shotgun sequence includes the following:
- the LOC105481497 gene encoding arginine-hydroxylase NDUFAF5, mitochondrial isoform X2 yields MLRPAGLWRLCRRPWAGRVSAENPGRREITSGVSPRGSTSLRALNIFDRDLKRKQKNWAARQPEPTKFDYLKEEVGSRIADRVYDIPRAFPLALDLGCGRGYIAQYLNKETIGKLFQVDIAENALKNSLETEIPTVSILADEEFLPFRENTFDLVVSSLSLHWVNDLPRALEQIHYILKPDGVFIGAMFGGDTLYELRCSLQLAETEREGGFSPHISPFTAVNDLGHLLGRAGFNTLTVASFRPGAVAQAWSPSTSGGQGGWITRLGDRDQPG; encoded by the exons ATGCTGCGGCCGGCAGGGCTGTGGCGCTTATGTCGGCGACCTTGGGCGGGAAGGGTCTCAGCGGAGAACCCTGGCCGTAGGGAAATCACCTCTGGTGTCTCTCCCCGCGGGAGCACCTCGCTCAGAGCGCTAAATATCTTCGACCGGGATttgaaaaggaaacagaagaactggGCGGCCCGGCAGCCGGAGCCTACGAAGTTTGACTACCTGAAGGAGGAG GTTGGAAGTCGGATCGCAGACCGTGTATATGACATACCCAG agctttCCCCCTTGCTTTGGATCTTGGTTGTGGAAGAGGTTACATTGCACAATATTTGAATAAG GAAACTATTGGAAAGTTATTCCAAGTCGACATTGCAGAAAATGCTTTG AAAAATTCCTTAGAAACAGAAATTCCTACTGTCAGCATTTTAGCTGATGAAGAATTCCTTCCCTtcagagaaaatacatttgacCTGGTGGTTAGCAGTTTAAG TTTGCACTGGGTGAATGACCTTCCTAGAGCACTTGAGCAG attcattatattttaaaaccagaTGGAGTGTTTATCGGTGCAATGTTTGGAGGCGACACACTCTATGAACTTCGGTGTTCCTTACAGTTAGCGGaaacagaaagggaaggaggattTTCTCCACACATTTCTCCTTTCACTGCTGTCAATGACCTGGGACATCTGCTTGGGAGAGCTGGCTTTAATACTCTGACTGTG gCTAGTTTCCGGCCAGGTGCCGTAGCCCAGGCTTggagtcccagcacttcgggaggccaaggcgggtggatcacgcgcttaggagatcgagaccagcctggctaa
- the LOC105481497 gene encoding arginine-hydroxylase NDUFAF5, mitochondrial isoform X5, translating to MLRPAGLWRLCRRPWAGRVSAENPGRREITSGVSPRGSTSLRALNIFDRDLKRKQKNWAARQPEPTKFDYLKEEVGSRIADRVYDIPRAFPLALDLGCGRGYIAQYLNKETIGKLFQVDIAENALKNSLETEIPTVSILADEEFLPFRENTFDLVVSSLSLHWVNDLPRALEQIHYILKPDGVFIGAMFGGDTLYELRCSLQLAETEREGGFSPHISPFTAVNDLGHLLGRAGFNTLTVASFRPGAVAQAWSPSTSGGQGH from the exons ATGCTGCGGCCGGCAGGGCTGTGGCGCTTATGTCGGCGACCTTGGGCGGGAAGGGTCTCAGCGGAGAACCCTGGCCGTAGGGAAATCACCTCTGGTGTCTCTCCCCGCGGGAGCACCTCGCTCAGAGCGCTAAATATCTTCGACCGGGATttgaaaaggaaacagaagaactggGCGGCCCGGCAGCCGGAGCCTACGAAGTTTGACTACCTGAAGGAGGAG GTTGGAAGTCGGATCGCAGACCGTGTATATGACATACCCAG agctttCCCCCTTGCTTTGGATCTTGGTTGTGGAAGAGGTTACATTGCACAATATTTGAATAAG GAAACTATTGGAAAGTTATTCCAAGTCGACATTGCAGAAAATGCTTTG AAAAATTCCTTAGAAACAGAAATTCCTACTGTCAGCATTTTAGCTGATGAAGAATTCCTTCCCTtcagagaaaatacatttgacCTGGTGGTTAGCAGTTTAAG TTTGCACTGGGTGAATGACCTTCCTAGAGCACTTGAGCAG attcattatattttaaaaccagaTGGAGTGTTTATCGGTGCAATGTTTGGAGGCGACACACTCTATGAACTTCGGTGTTCCTTACAGTTAGCGGaaacagaaagggaaggaggattTTCTCCACACATTTCTCCTTTCACTGCTGTCAATGACCTGGGACATCTGCTTGGGAGAGCTGGCTTTAATACTCTGACTGTG gCTAGTTTCCGGCCAGGTGCCGTAGCCCAGGCTTggagtcccagcacttcgggaggccaag gaCACTGA
- the LOC105481497 gene encoding arginine-hydroxylase NDUFAF5, mitochondrial isoform X3 has protein sequence MLRPAGLWRLCRRPWAGRVSAENPGRREITSGVSPRGSTSLRALNIFDRDLKRKQKNWAARQPEPTKFDYLKEEVGSRIADRVYDIPRAFPLALDLGCGRGYIAQYLNKETIGKLFQVDIAENALKNSLETEIPTVSILADEEFLPFRENTFDLVVSSLSLHWVNDLPRALEQIHYILKPDGVFIGAMFGGDTLYELRCSLQLAETEREGGFSPHISPFTAVNDLGHLLGRAGFNTLTVDTDEIQVNYPGMFELMEDLQDGVSLCHLG, from the exons ATGCTGCGGCCGGCAGGGCTGTGGCGCTTATGTCGGCGACCTTGGGCGGGAAGGGTCTCAGCGGAGAACCCTGGCCGTAGGGAAATCACCTCTGGTGTCTCTCCCCGCGGGAGCACCTCGCTCAGAGCGCTAAATATCTTCGACCGGGATttgaaaaggaaacagaagaactggGCGGCCCGGCAGCCGGAGCCTACGAAGTTTGACTACCTGAAGGAGGAG GTTGGAAGTCGGATCGCAGACCGTGTATATGACATACCCAG agctttCCCCCTTGCTTTGGATCTTGGTTGTGGAAGAGGTTACATTGCACAATATTTGAATAAG GAAACTATTGGAAAGTTATTCCAAGTCGACATTGCAGAAAATGCTTTG AAAAATTCCTTAGAAACAGAAATTCCTACTGTCAGCATTTTAGCTGATGAAGAATTCCTTCCCTtcagagaaaatacatttgacCTGGTGGTTAGCAGTTTAAG TTTGCACTGGGTGAATGACCTTCCTAGAGCACTTGAGCAG attcattatattttaaaaccagaTGGAGTGTTTATCGGTGCAATGTTTGGAGGCGACACACTCTATGAACTTCGGTGTTCCTTACAGTTAGCGGaaacagaaagggaaggaggattTTCTCCACACATTTCTCCTTTCACTGCTGTCAATGACCTGGGACATCTGCTTGGGAGAGCTGGCTTTAATACTCTGACTGTG gaCACTGATGAAATTCAAGTTAACTATCCTGGAATGTTTGAATTGATGGAAGATTTACAAG atggagtctcactctgtcacctaggctag
- the LOC105481497 gene encoding arginine-hydroxylase NDUFAF5, mitochondrial isoform X1 produces MLRPAGLWRLCRRPWAGRVSAENPGRREITSGVSPRGSTSLRALNIFDRDLKRKQKNWAARQPEPTKFDYLKEEVGSRIADRVYDIPRAFPLALDLGCGRGYIAQYLNKETIGKLFQVDIAENALKNSLETEIPTVSILADEEFLPFRENTFDLVVSSLSLHWVNDLPRALEQIHYILKPDGVFIGAMFGGDTLYELRCSLQLAETEREGGFSPHISPFTAVNDLGHLLGRAGFNTLTVDTDEIQVNYPGMFELMEDLQGMGESNCSWNRKALLHRDTMLAAAAVYREMYRNEDGSVPATYQIYYMIGWKYHESQARPAERGSATVSFGELGKINNLMPQGKKSQ; encoded by the exons ATGCTGCGGCCGGCAGGGCTGTGGCGCTTATGTCGGCGACCTTGGGCGGGAAGGGTCTCAGCGGAGAACCCTGGCCGTAGGGAAATCACCTCTGGTGTCTCTCCCCGCGGGAGCACCTCGCTCAGAGCGCTAAATATCTTCGACCGGGATttgaaaaggaaacagaagaactggGCGGCCCGGCAGCCGGAGCCTACGAAGTTTGACTACCTGAAGGAGGAG GTTGGAAGTCGGATCGCAGACCGTGTATATGACATACCCAG agctttCCCCCTTGCTTTGGATCTTGGTTGTGGAAGAGGTTACATTGCACAATATTTGAATAAG GAAACTATTGGAAAGTTATTCCAAGTCGACATTGCAGAAAATGCTTTG AAAAATTCCTTAGAAACAGAAATTCCTACTGTCAGCATTTTAGCTGATGAAGAATTCCTTCCCTtcagagaaaatacatttgacCTGGTGGTTAGCAGTTTAAG TTTGCACTGGGTGAATGACCTTCCTAGAGCACTTGAGCAG attcattatattttaaaaccagaTGGAGTGTTTATCGGTGCAATGTTTGGAGGCGACACACTCTATGAACTTCGGTGTTCCTTACAGTTAGCGGaaacagaaagggaaggaggattTTCTCCACACATTTCTCCTTTCACTGCTGTCAATGACCTGGGACATCTGCTTGGGAGAGCTGGCTTTAATACTCTGACTGTG gaCACTGATGAAATTCAAGTTAACTATCCTGGAATGTTTGAATTGATGGAAGATTTACAAG GTATGGGTGAGAGTAACTGTTCTTGGAATAGAAAAGCCCTGCTGCATCGAGACACAATGCTGGCAGCTGCAGCCGTGTACAGAG AAATGTACAGAAATGAGGATGGTTCAGTACCTGCCACGTATCAGATCTATTACATGATAGGATGGAAATATCATGAGTCACAG gcAAGACCAGCTGAAAGAGGTTCTGCAACTGTGTCATTTGGAGAACTAGGAAAAATAAACAACCTTATGCCACAGGggaaaaaatcacaataa
- the LOC105481497 gene encoding arginine-hydroxylase NDUFAF5, mitochondrial isoform X4 yields MLRPAGLWRLCRRPWAGRVSAENPGRREITSGVSPRGSTSLRALNIFDRDLKRKQKNWAARQPEPTKFDYLKEEVGSRIADRVYDIPRAFPLALDLGCGRGYIAQYLNKETIGKLFQVDIAENALKNSLETEIPTVSILADEEFLPFRENTFDLVVSSLSLHWVNDLPRALEQIHYILKPDGVFIGAMFGGDTLYELRCSLQLAETEREGGFSPHISPFTAVNDLGHLLGRAGFNTLTVDTDEIQVNYPGMFELMEDLQVYF; encoded by the exons ATGCTGCGGCCGGCAGGGCTGTGGCGCTTATGTCGGCGACCTTGGGCGGGAAGGGTCTCAGCGGAGAACCCTGGCCGTAGGGAAATCACCTCTGGTGTCTCTCCCCGCGGGAGCACCTCGCTCAGAGCGCTAAATATCTTCGACCGGGATttgaaaaggaaacagaagaactggGCGGCCCGGCAGCCGGAGCCTACGAAGTTTGACTACCTGAAGGAGGAG GTTGGAAGTCGGATCGCAGACCGTGTATATGACATACCCAG agctttCCCCCTTGCTTTGGATCTTGGTTGTGGAAGAGGTTACATTGCACAATATTTGAATAAG GAAACTATTGGAAAGTTATTCCAAGTCGACATTGCAGAAAATGCTTTG AAAAATTCCTTAGAAACAGAAATTCCTACTGTCAGCATTTTAGCTGATGAAGAATTCCTTCCCTtcagagaaaatacatttgacCTGGTGGTTAGCAGTTTAAG TTTGCACTGGGTGAATGACCTTCCTAGAGCACTTGAGCAG attcattatattttaaaaccagaTGGAGTGTTTATCGGTGCAATGTTTGGAGGCGACACACTCTATGAACTTCGGTGTTCCTTACAGTTAGCGGaaacagaaagggaaggaggattTTCTCCACACATTTCTCCTTTCACTGCTGTCAATGACCTGGGACATCTGCTTGGGAGAGCTGGCTTTAATACTCTGACTGTG gaCACTGATGAAATTCAAGTTAACTATCCTGGAATGTTTGAATTGATGGAAGATTTACAAG TGTATTTTTAG
- the LOC105481497 gene encoding arginine-hydroxylase NDUFAF5, mitochondrial isoform X6 — MFGGDTLYELRCSLQLAETEREGGFSPHISPFTAVNDLGHLLGRAGFNTLTVDTDEIQVNYPGMFELMEDLQGMGESNCSWNRKALLHRDTMLAAAAVYREMYRNEDGSVPATYQIYYMIGWKYHESQARPAERGSATVSFGELGKINNLMPQGKKSQ; from the exons ATGTTTGGAGGCGACACACTCTATGAACTTCGGTGTTCCTTACAGTTAGCGGaaacagaaagggaaggaggattTTCTCCACACATTTCTCCTTTCACTGCTGTCAATGACCTGGGACATCTGCTTGGGAGAGCTGGCTTTAATACTCTGACTGTG gaCACTGATGAAATTCAAGTTAACTATCCTGGAATGTTTGAATTGATGGAAGATTTACAAG GTATGGGTGAGAGTAACTGTTCTTGGAATAGAAAAGCCCTGCTGCATCGAGACACAATGCTGGCAGCTGCAGCCGTGTACAGAG AAATGTACAGAAATGAGGATGGTTCAGTACCTGCCACGTATCAGATCTATTACATGATAGGATGGAAATATCATGAGTCACAG gcAAGACCAGCTGAAAGAGGTTCTGCAACTGTGTCATTTGGAGAACTAGGAAAAATAAACAACCTTATGCCACAGGggaaaaaatcacaataa